The genomic window GTTGACGAACCAGTCGTAGCCGACGTATGACGCGATCGCAAGACCGGTCAGCAACGCGACGGTGCCGAAGCTCCCGAAGTAAAAGAGGGGATTGTTCGTCTTCGCGAGGCGATAGAGCGTGACGATGATCGTCCCGCCGTCCTTGATCGGGTGGAGGTTGGTCTCCGAACCGGCGGGTCGCGTCTCGTAGGTGATCGGTACCTCCATCGAGTCGATGCCGTGGCGGACGCACTCGACGCACATCTCCGTCTCGATGCCGAAGCCCTCCGCCGAGAGGTTCATCCGGTCGAGGGAGTCCACCGTCATCGCGCGATAGCCCGAGAGGATGTCGTAGTGCTCGCGCTGGTGGATCGTGCGGTAGGCCCAGTTGATTAGTTTGTTCCCGACCTGGTTGAGTCGCGGCATCGCGCCGGACTGGATGTCCGCGAACCGGTTGCCGACGACGTGCTCGGCCTCGCCCGACCGGAGCGGCTCCAGCAGGGCCTCGGCGTCCTTCGGGAGGTAGGTGCCGTCGCCGTCGAGCACGAGGACGTACTCGGTATCGATCTGGGCGAACCCCTGCATCATCGCGTCGCCCTTCCCGGTGCCGGACTGCTCGATCACGCGAGCGCCCGCCTCGCGGGCGATCTCCTGGGTGTCGTCGGACGAACCGCCGTCGATCACGAGGACGTGTTCGTAGCCGCGCTCGACGAATCCCTCGACCACGTCGCCGATCGTGGCTGCCTCGTCGAGCGTCGGGATCATCACCGTGACGTCCTCGGTCATCGGACGGGACTGCACGGCGGGCCCGTAAATGGGTTACTACTGTTAGCGCTCCTGCACGGACGCCGACGGAACAGCACACCCCGACGACCAGCCTGCGCCCCCAGCGCTCCGGCTACCAGCGGAAGGAAACGGGTTTGTGCGGTCGTGGTCAATTTCGCTCCATGAACGTACGGGCCATCGCCGACCTGCCGCCCGACGAGCGGGCGGCCCTCTTCGAGCGCGACGCCGGGATCGGGGATGCACGGGCCGACGCCCGGGAGATCGTCGAGCGCGTTCGAGACGAGGGCGACGTCGCGTTGCGCGAGTACGCCGAGGACCTCGACGGCGTCGCCGTCGGCAACCTCGACGTCACCGACGAGGCCGAGCGCGCCTGGGAGCGTCTCGACGGCGACCTCCGGACCGCGATCGAGGACGCCATCGAGAACGTCCGGGCCTTCCACGAACGCCAGGTGCCCGAGGACTGGACCGAGGAGTTCGAAGGCCGCGAACTCGGCCGCCGGTTCCGGCCGATCGAGCGCGCCGGCGTCTACGTCCCCGGCGGCACCGCCGCCTACCCCTCCAGCGCGATCATGGGCGTGATCCCGGCGGCCGTCGCGGGCGTCGAGCAGATCGCCGTCGCGACGCCGCCCGCCGAGGAGTTCTCCGACGCCACGCTCGGCGCGATCCACGCCGCCAGAGCCGATCGGGTCTACGCCGCCGGCGGCGCCCAGGCCATCGGCGCGCTCGCCTACGGCACCGAGACCGTCGATCGCGTCCAGAAGATCGTCGGGCCGGGCAACCGGTGGGTCAGCGCCGCGAAGGCGGAGGTCCGTGGTGACGTCGAGATCGACTTCGTCGCCGGGCCGAGCGAAGTGCTCGTGCTCGCCGACGAGACGGCGGACCCGACGCTCGTCGCCGCAGAACTCGTCGCACAGGCCGAGCATTCCCCGAACGCCGCGGTCGTGGCAGTCACCGACGACGAGGCCCTCGCAGAGGCTGTCGCGGAAAGTGTCGAGTCACAGGCGGCCGAGCGCGACCGCACCGAGACGATCCAGGCGGCGCTGGATAACGACGCCAGCGGCATCCTCCTCGCCCGATCGCAGTCCGAGGCCGTCGCGGTCGCCGAGGAGTTCGCCGCCGAGCACCTCGCGATCTACGCCGACGAGCCAGCGGAACTGGCCGACCGCGTCCCCTCCGCCGGCAGCGTCTTCCTCGGCGAGTACACCCCCGTCGCCGCGGGCGACTACGCCTCCGGGACGAACCACGTCCTTCCGACGAACGGCCTGGCGCGGGTGACCGGCGGACTCTCCGTCGACACCTTCCTCCGCGCTTCCACCGTCCAGCGCCTCGACCGCGACGCCCTCGCCGACCTCCGGGGTACGATCGAGACGCTCGCGGAGGCGGAGGGCCTCGACGCTCACGCCGAGAGCGTCCGGAAGCGCTTCGAGGAGTAGGGCTGCGTTGCGACGACGAGTCTGTGGACGGTCCAGAGCGAGAAACCGGGAGAATGAAACCGTCCCGCGGTGACGGGTCGAGCGTGTCGAGGAGTCGGATCGACCCGCACGTGAAAGTGCTCGACGAATCGCTCGTCGAGCGAGCGACGCGTCGGGGCCTCGACGTCGTGGTCTACGCGCCGCACTTCACCCGACTCCCCGAAATCGAGCGGCGGGCCCGCGAACTCTCGACGGAGGACCTCCTCGTCGTCCCCGCCCGGGAGGTGTTCACCGGTACCTACCGGAATCGCAAGCACGTGCTCGCGCTTGGCCTCCAGGAACCGGTGCCCGACTTCATCTCCCTCGATGCCGCGATGGCCGAGTTCGAGCGCCAGGACGCGACCGTCCTCGCGCCCCATCCCGAGTACCTCACCGTCGGCCTCACGAACGCGGACGTCCGGACCTACGTCGAGCAGATCGACGCCATCGAGGTGTACAACCCGAAGTACCTCCCCGGCGACGCCGGGCGGTCGCGATCGCTCGCGGGCGAGTTCGACCTCCCCGCTTTCGGCTCCTCCTACGCCCACCTCGGCTGGACCATCGGCGACGTCTGGACCGAGACGAACCGGACGGTCGACGACGCGGACGCAGTCGCCAGCGCGTTCGCCGCCGACGGCAACCGCGTCTCGCGGCGCTCGGGGGTGGGCCCGCGACTTCGTTCGATCAGCGAGATCGGACACCTCGCCTGGGAGAACACCTGGAAGAAGATCGACCGCATCGGCTTTCCCGGCATGGAGGCGACCCACCCCAACGACGACGCGTACGGCGGTCGTTTCGACGAGGCGTACGTGTACTGAGCACTCGGCGACAATTGAGCGTCCGGAGACGACTGAGCGCCACGGCGACGACTGAACGCCACGGCGACGACTGAACGCCCCGGCGACTACTCCGCAGCCGACTCCGCGACGTCCCCCTCCTCCTCGAGGATCCGCTCCTCGGCTTCGTCGCGATCCTCGGGGTAGCCGATGTCCATCCGCCAGCCGTCGAGTTCGACGGCGTCGATGGTGCGACCGGACTGGAGCAGCAGGTCGATCGCCTCGGAGATCTCGTACTCGCCGCGGTTGGAGGGCTGGGTGAGGTGGGCGGCGTGGAAGATCGCCGGCGTGAACGTGTAGAAGCCGGTCATCACGAGGTTGCTCGGCGGGTCCTCGGGCTTCTCGACGACCTCGGTGATTTCGCCGTACTTGTTGGTGTCGCAGACGCCGTAACGGGAGGCGTCCTCCCAGGGCACCTCCTCGACGAGGAAGGCGGCGTCCGCGCGGTCCTCCATCTGCCGGCGAACCACGTCAGCGAGGTTCGCTCGGAAGATGTTGTCGCCGAGCATCATCATGAAGTCGTCGTCGACGTGCTCCTCGACGGTCAGCAGTGCGTGGGCGATGCCGAGGGGTTCGCGCTGGTGGGCGTAGGTGATCGGGACGCCCTGGAACTCGTCGCCGTAGTGCTCGATGATGTCCTGCTTGCGGTAGCCGACGACGACGAGGAGCTCCGACGCCCCGAGGTCGACGAGCTTCTCGAAGCAGTGGGTGAGGATGGGCTTGTCCGCGACCTCGACCATGCCCTTCGGCTTGTCCTCCGTCAACGGGCGGAGGCGCGTTCCCTCCCCCGCCGCGATGACGACCGCCTGCATGTCGCTGTCCATACGAAGTGGTGAGTCGACTTGGCTACAAGTACCTTGTTCCTCCAGGGTTCCTGGCGAGGTCCTCTCCGAAACCCGTGGCGTCGGTGCCGAACCGGAGCGCCCGCCGCCGTGACACGACCGGCGAAGCTAGATTTATTCCCCTGCCGATCGTAGTTCCACCCGGTGTATGCCAATGAGTGGCAAGAAAATCCTCCAGATCGCCGGTGACTTCGTCGAAGACTACGAGAACATGGTTCCCTTCCAGGCTCTGCAGATGGTCGGCCACGACGTCCACGCCGTCTGCCCGGAGAAGGAAGCGGGCGACACCGTAAAGACGGCCATCCACGACTTCCGGGGCGACCAGACCTACCTCGAAACGCGCGGCCACGACTTCGAGATCACGGCGTCCCTCGTCGAGATCGACCCCGCGGACTACGACGCCCTGGTCGTCCCGGGCGGGCGTGCGCCGGAGTACCTCCGGACCTACGACGAGGTGATCGAGACCGTCCAGCACTTCTTCGAGGAAGACAAGCCCGTCGCGACGCTCTGTCACGGGCCGCAGATCCTCGCCGCCGCTGGCGTCCTCGACGGCCGGGAGATCACCTCCTACCCGGCGGTCCGGCCCGAGTGTGAACGCGCCGGCTGCTCCTGGGTCGACGGGGTCGTCACCGACGGCAACCTCGTGACCGCACAGGCGTGGCCGGACCACCCCGAGTGGCTCGCGCAGTTCCTCGACGTGCTCGGTACCGACGTCGAACACGGAGAACCCCAGACCGCCGCCGCTGACGACGACTGAGCGCGGTCGGCAACCACTCCTTCCGTCGCCGAATCGAAATCCTCGTTTTTGCGGAGCGAACCTGCACCGGTACCCCCTCGACGATTCGATACCATCCGGAGCGCGGCGCTACGGGCGCGCGCTCCCCGGCCTGTGCAGTACCCCAGTAGAAGAGCGCGAGGTGGACCGGGGTGACGACGCCCAGCACGACAAGCAGCCATCCCCGCGCAGAGTTGAGGGCGTCTTCATGCGCCGTGGATCGACCAGTCTCCGTATCTTTGACTCGCACCGTCGGGCCCCGAACGGCCGCTACGCATCGTCGTAGGCCATCGACCGCGAGAGCTCGGGGTAGGCCTCGATCTGCTCGGAGAGTTCGGCGACTCGTTCTTCGGCGAGTTCGATCGCGTCCTCGCCGGCGATGAAGCGCCGCGGCGGATCGTCCTCGCCGGCGATCTCGACCAGCGCGTCGGCGAGCCTCGCCGGATCGTTCGGCTGCTCGCCGCGCTGCTCGGTCCACCACTCCATCTGCTCCGCTCGCCGCTCGGCGTAGTCGTCGATCGACGGATCGGTGAAGGGCATCGACTCCCGGGACGTGAGCGTCGTGCGGAAGAACCCCGGATTGACGATCGTCGTGTCGATGCCGAAGGGCGCGACCTCCTCGGCCAGCGCGTCCATCCAGCCTTCGACAGCGAACTTCGAGGCCGCGTAGGCTGAACTGAACGCGAACCCGGAGAGCCCGGCGCCCGACGAAATCGAGACGACGTGTCCCGAGCGCTGGTCGCGCATGACCGGAAGCACGGCGCGGGTGACATGCATCTGTCCGAGGAGGTTCGCCTCGAGCTGGTGCTCGATCTCCGCCATCGTCATCTCCTCGAAGAAGCCTTTGTACGATATTCCGGCGTTGTTGACCAGTACGTCGATGCGGCCGAACCGATCGACGGCGGCCGCCGCGGCCGCTTCGGCGTCGGCAGGGTTCGTGACGTCGAGTTCCGCGACCAGCAGCGCCTCGTGCTCGCCGACGGCCTCGGTCACGGCGCCCGTGTCCCGACCGGTGGCCACGACCGCGTGGCCGGCGTCGAGTGCGGCGGCGGCGAATTCGCGGCCCATCCCACGACTCGTTCCTGTGACGAACCAGACGTCGCCGTCGAACGCGGCGTCCGAATCGGCTCCCATTGCTCGAACGTATGCGGCCGAGGGGTTTGAGCGTGGTTCTCGCTGCAAAGCGCGTTCGAGTGACCTCGATCGCGGTTTGTCCACCCTCAGGTCGACGTCGAAGCCGTTCCAGCGCTCGAGCGCTGCCCCGATCGACGTCCCGCTACACCGTCTGGCCGCCGTCGACGACCATGGCGTGCCCGAGGACGAACGACGCCGCGTCCGAGCACAGCCAGAGCACCGCGTTGGCGATCTCCGCGGGCTCGCCCATCCGTCCGATCGGCTCCTGTTCGACCACCGACTGGCGGCCGCCCTCCCTGTCGTCGGTGACGCGATCCATCATCGACGTGTCGATAATGCCCGGACAGACGGCGTTGATGCGGAGATCCGTGTCCGCGTACTCGAGGGCTGCCGACTTCGTGAGGCCGACGACGCCGTGTTTCGCGGCGACGTACCCGGATTCGGGGAAGCCTCGAATGCCAGCACCCGAGGAGATATTGACGATCGCACCGCCATGCTCTCGAATCGGTGGGATCTGGTACTTCATCGAGAGGAAGACGCCACGCAGGTCGGTGTCCAGGAGCCGGTCCCATTCCTCGACGTCCAGGTCCGCCGTCTTCACCGAGCGCTGTTCGACGCCGGCGTTGTTGCAGGCGTAGTCCAGCCGGCCGAACTCGTCGATCGTTCGCTCGATCGCCGCCTGGACTTCCGCGGGTTCCCGAAGGTCGCACGTGACGGCGAGTGCGTCGCTCCCGAGCGCGTCGATCCGCTCGGCTGTCTCTCGGTTGCCCGCTTCGTCGATGTCGGCGACGACGACGGCGGCACCCTCCTGAGCGAATGCCAGCGCCGTCGCGCGGCCGATCCCGCCCGCCGCGCCGGAGACGAACGCGACCTCGTTCTCAAAGTCGAAGTACTCGCGCTGTGGGGTCGGCTGTACGTTGTCGGGCATCGAGAATCACCACGACCGTCACTGCCTTACGTTCGTCCATCGGTTCGGAGCCCGCCGAGACCGTCGAGATCGACGAGCGGTAGCGATGGCGAACCGTCGAGAGACGTGGTGCCGATCGGCGAGTCTCGGGCGTTGCCTCTGTGAACGGCGTACCCGCTGGATCCGGAGGTCGCAGAGGATACCGGGCGTAGCGCTCTACCCGCCGCTTCCCGCGGTGTCACCCTCCTCCAGCCGCCGCTCGTACTTCGCGAGCGCGCCCGAAAGTGCGGCCTCCGCGTCGACGTCCGCCGCCTCGGCGAGCGCGAGCAGCGAGAAGTAGACGTCGCCGAGCTCGTCGGCCGACAGGTCGATCGCATCGGGATCGGTGCCGTAGCCCGTCGATTCGTTCGCCTCCTTCGCGAGTTCGCCTGTCTCGCTCACGAGATCGAGCAGGCGGTAGGCCGGCGGCGCCGAGAGGTCCTTGTCCGCGACGAAGGCGGCGACGCGTTGCTGTGGGTCGTCCATGCGACGTCGTTCGAACCGATGGCCGAAAATCGGGGGGTTTCAGCCTGGCGCGGGCTCGGGCTCGCCAGCTGCGTCAGCCCCAGCCGCGACCGTCGTCGTCATCGTCGTCGCCCCATTCGCGGTCGTCATCGTCGTCATCCTCCCTGTCGTGACCGCGTCCACGGCCGTTCCCGCGGTCGTGGCCGTTCACGACCTCGAACATCCGCATCATCTCGTGTTCCTCGTGCTCGAGGACGTGGCAGTGGAAGGGGTACTTGCCCGCGAAGTCGCCGAACTTCACGGCGATGCGGACCGTCTCGTCGGGATTGACGCGGACGACGTCCTTCCCACCGCGCTCGTTCGGGTGGGGCGGTTCGGTGCCGTCCTGGCCGCGACCGATCACGGTGAACTCGACGAGGTGGAGGTGTAGCGGGTGGGTGTGCATCGAGGTGTTCGAGATCTCCCAGACCTCGGTCGTGCCGAGCTGGGGTTCGATCTCGATCGGATCGCCCCAGCGCTTGTCATTGAGGGTGTGGAGTCCCGGATCCGAGCCCATCTGCATCTCCATCGAGATCTGGCGGGTCTCCTGGGCGGCCCGCTCGGTGGGGGTGTGGCGGTACGGCATCCTGAGATCCGTCGGGTGGCGGGTCCGGTCCCAGCCGTCGCTCTCCTCGGCGACCTCGAACTGCATGATCTCGTGGATCTGGGGGTGGTCGCCGCCGCCGTGGCCGTCGTCGCCGCCCATCTCGCCATCGCTGTCCATGTTCCCCATCCCGCCGTCGTGACCGTCGCCGTGGCTGCCACCGGAGTAGGGGAACTGGGCGTCGTTCGTCATGGTGATCGTCTCCCCGGCGTGATCCGAGAAGTCGACGACGACCTCCGCGCGCTCGAACGGCGCGATCACGAGCGTCTCCATGTCGCCGCCGTGACCGATCTCGACGACCTCCTCGAGGAAGCCGTGGCCGGTGGCGATCTGGTACATCGAGAGGCCCTCGCCGCCGTCGTCGTGGTCGCCGCTATCGCCGTCGTGTCCGTCGCCCTCGCTGGCGAGGTTGAGTCCGTACGTTCGCCCGTTCGAGGGGTTGAGAATCCGGAAACGGTACCGGCGCGGCTCGACCTCGAAGGTCGGCCACGCGGCGCCGTTGACGGTCGCGACGTCGCCGGCGAAGTTCGCGACGAACTCGTCGGGGTAGTACAGCAAGCCGTCCTCGTGGAAGGCCCGGTCGGCGAGGACGAGCGGCACGTCGTGCTCGTCCTCGGGGAGCCCCATGTGGCGCTCGCGCCAGCCCTTGACGATGTACGGACCGACGAGGCCGGCGTAGTTGTTGAGTCGGCTGATGCCGCGGGCGTGGTCGTGGTAGACCGTGGACATCCGGGCGTTGCGGTTGGGGATCTCCTGGACGGGCTCCGAGAACCGCGGGCCAGTCACGCCCTCGGGCGAGGTCCACATGTCCGCCTGGCCGTCGCTGGCCGTCGGCGTGTTCAGCCCGTGGAAGTGCGTGACCTGACGGACCTCCGGCACCGGCCCGTCGTAGTCGTGGTAGTTCTCCGTGGTCGTCCCCCGGATCTCCTCGTCGACCTCGAAGACGTGCTCGGTGGGCAGGTCGGAGGTGTCGAAGTGAACGCGGAGCCGGCGGTACTGCCAGCTCTCGATGATCGGGCCGGGGAACTGCCCGTCGAAGCCCAGAATCTTCGAGTCGGGGATGTCGGGGTGGAACGAGTGGGTCCCCGCCTCGACGCTGACCTCGTGATAGGGCGCACCGCGATCCCGTCCGTCGGGTTCACGCGTCTCGGGAATCGGGAGTGGCTGGGCGAACTTCTCGAGGTCGGGCGACCCGTCCCAGGACGCGTGGTGGTCGCCATCGCTTTCCTCGGACGCGGCAGCGAGTGGGAGCCCAGCCACGGTGCCGAGCGCAGCACCAGTCTGGAGCAAGCCGCGTCGTGATATCGGATTCATCGGTCCGTCACCCCGCCGCGACGGCTCGTCGGTGCCGGTCGACCCCCGGACCGGCTGGGTAGTGCCAGGATTACCATTGGTAGCAGTGTGCTAACCATACGGCAAAAAAACTTCTGTGCGTCGATTGACGCGAATGATTAAGCCAGACGACCGTCGGAGCATCGTCTGACGCACCGACCGACCGCGAGAATCGCAGATGGCGTCCGTTACGCACTTGGCGAAAACAGCGGCGAGAACGGCCGAGCTACGCGATTATCAGGCGTGATAGCAGTTGCCAGGAGCCACCACGTCGGAACGATCGGGCCGGCACGGCTATTGTGTCTCAGAGGACACGACAGAAATCGCGTCTGCAGGGCGCACCGGTTGCCGGCGAAGAGACGCTTCGGCACCGATCGAGCGTCGCCCCTGGGAGCGTGGCTACCGCGCGTCCTCGATGGCGTCGAGCGCCTCGGGGTTCTCGATCGAGGACATGTCCCCCAGTTCCTCGCCCTCGTAGGTGCCCGCGATCGCGCGGCGGATGATCTTCCCCGACTGCGTCTTCGGGAACGCGTCGACGAAGAACAGCTCCCGGGGACGGAACGGCTTCCCGATCTCCTCGCCGACCCACCCGACGAGCGCGTCTCGTAGATCCTCTGTCTCCGCGACGCCGGGTTCGACGACGACGTAGGCGACGACGGCCTGCCCGGTCGTCTCGTCGTCGACGCCGACCGCTGCGGCCTGATTGACGTCCGCGTGGTCGATCAGCGCGCCCTCGACCTCCGCGGGGCCGACCTTCCGCCCCGCGACGTTGATCGCGTCGTCCGCGCGGCCGTGGAGGAACCAGAAGCCGTCGGCGTCGCGTTGTGCGAAGTCGCCGTGGTCCCACAGGTCGTCCCAGGTCGACCAATACTCCGCGAGGTAGCGCTCGTCGCCGGACCACAGCGACTGGGTCATGGAGGGACAGGAATCCCGCGCGACGAGGAATCCGCGGTCGGTCGTGTCGACGATCGACTCGCCGTCCGGGTCGACGACGTCGACGTCCATCCCGAGGCCGGGGGCGCCGAGCGTGCAGGGCTTGAGCGACTGGATCGGCATCGGCATCAGGAAGCACCCGAAAATCTCCGTCCCGCCGGAGATGTTGACGATGGGGCACTCGCCGCCCCCGACCTCGTCGTAGAACCACTTCCAGGACTCGGGGTCCCAGGGTTCGCCGGTCGATCCGAGCAACCGGAGCGAGGAGAGGTCGTGGCCCTCCAGCCACTCCTCGCCCTGCTTTTTGAGCGCGCGGATCGCCGTCGGCGAGATGCCGAACACCGAGAGTTCGTGCTCGTCGATCATCCGCCAGAACCGATCGGGCTCCGGGTGGTCCGGCGCGCCCTCGTACATGAAGATCGTGCCGCCGAAGGCGTGGTTGCCGAGGAGGGTCCAGGGGCCCATCATCCAGCCGATGTCCGACACCCAGAAGAAGCGGTCCGAGGGCTGGTGGTCGAAGCCGAAGTAGATCTCCTTGGCCGACTGGAGCAACGCGCCGGCGTGGGGCTGGACGATCCCCTTCGGCTGACCGGTGGTCCCCGAGGAGTACAGCAACATCGCCGGGTGCTGGCTCGGGAGCGATTTCGTCTCGTAGTGGTCGTCGGCCTCGGCGACAGAATCTGCCCACCATTCGTCGCGGTCCTCGTGCCAAAGTACGTCGACGCCGCTGTCGGGATCGCTCGCACCGAGGCGGTCGTAGACGATAGTGTGCTCGACGACCGACTCGTCGGCCGCCTCGCGGGCAGCCGCGATCGCCTCGTCGGCGGTGTCCTTCAGATACACCTCGTCGCCCCGTCGGTAGAAGCCGTCCGCCGTGAACAGCACGGAGCAACCGGCGTCGGACAGCCGCGTCTCGACGGCGTCGACGCCGAAGCCGGAGAAGATCGGCACCGCGATCGCCCCGACCTTGAGGCAGCCGTAGAGGATCGAGATGACCTCCGGGACCATCGGCATGTACAGCCCGACCGTGTCGCCCGTCTCGATCCCGCGATCTTCCAGGGCGTTCGCCACGCGATCGGCCTGTTTCCGGAGGTCCTGGAACGTGATCCGGCGGACGTCGCCGGGTTCGCCCTCCCAGATGCAGGCGACGTGATTACGCGCGCCCGTGTCGCGTGCGGCGTGGCGATCCAGGACGTTGTGCGCGGCGTTGATCTTCCCGCCGGGGTACCAGTCGGTGAACTGCGGTCCGTCGGAATCGTCGCGAACCCGGTCGTAGTCCTCGTCGAACTCGATGCCGAGTTCGTCGGGCAGGACGTCCCAGAACCACTCGACGCCGGAGTCCGGTTCGCCCTCGACCTCTGTCGTCGTCCGCTCGATCAGTTCCTCGTGGTCGTCGATGCCGTACCGCTGCATGAACTGCCAGACGTTCGTCGACTCCACGAACTCCCGGTCGGGCTCGTGGACGACCTCGTCGATGTCCTCGAGGGTGTCCATACGTGGTCTGTAGCGAACGTTCCCCATAGTTCTTGGTCCACTGGAACGGTCCCCGCTCGCCGCGAAGACGGGACGTCCTCGCCGCAGCCGGTACTGGCGGAGTGACAGATCGGCCCCGTATCACTATCCCCTCCTGTGACCAAGAGACACCATGACCAGCGAACGATTCGGCTACCTCACGCCCCAGACCCTCGGCCTGTTCACCGATCGGTACGAACTGACCATGATGCGGGGCTACGGCGAGAACGACCACACGCCCGAGGCGACGTTCTCACTGTACTACCGTTCGCTACCGACGAACCGCGGGTACGTGATCGCCGCGGGACTCGAACAGGTCCTCGCGTACCTCGATTCCATCGAGTTCGGCGAGCGTGCCCTGCCCCACCTCCGGGCGGAGGGGTTCCCCGAGGGATTCCTCGACGTCCTCGCCGACTTCGAGTTCACCGGCGACGTGCGTGCCGTCCCGGAGGGGACCGCGGTGTTCCCGAACGAGCCGCTGCTCGAAGTCACCGCACCGATCGAACAGGCACAGCTGTTCGAGACGCTCGTGCTCAACCAGGTCGGCTTCCAGAGCCTGATCGCGACGAAGGCTGCGAGAATGCGCGACACCGTGGACCGTCACGACGAGGACGTCACGCTCGTCGACTTCGGCTCCCGTCGTGCCCACGGCACCGACGCCGGAGTGAAGGCCGCACGCGCCGCGTTCGTCGGCGGCTTCGACGGAACGTCGAACGAGGCGGCAGCGGAAGCGTTCGACCTCCCCGCGTACGGGACGATGGCCCACTCCTGGGTCCAGAGCTTCGAGACCGAGCGGGCGGCCTTCGAGGCGTTCGTCGACGTCTACGGCGAGGACGCCGTCCTCCTGATCGACACCTACGATACGGTCGCCGGCGCTGAGACCGCGCTCGACGTAGCGCGAGAACGCGACGTGGACGTCCGCGGGGTTCGCCTCGACTCCGGGGACCTCCCAGCGCTCTCCGTCGCAGTCCGTGAGATCCTGCCGGCGGAGATGGACGTCTTCGTCTCCTCCGGCGTCGACGAGTTCTTCCTGCGCGAGTTCTACGAGCGGGACGGCGTCGCCGACGGCTTCGGCCCGGGCACGTCGCTGACGACGAGCAAGGACGCGCCGACGCTCAACCCGGTGTACAAACTCGTGGCCGTCGAGCAGGACGGCGAGATGACGCCGAGCACGAAGCTCTCGGCCGGGAAAGTGTCCTACCCGTGTGCCAAGAGCGTCCACCGGTTCGAGGACGAGGACGGGTTGGCACGCGACGTCGTCGCCCGCAGGGACGAGGACGTCGGTGGTCGCGAACTCCTCGTCGACGTCGTCCAGGACGGCGAGGTGGTGTACGACAGTCCCGACCTCGCGGCGATCCGAGACAGGACGGCCCGAACGCTCGCGAAGGTCCCAGCCGGGGTACGAGCCATCGAGGACCCCGAGGAGTATCCCGTCGCGATCAGCGACGGCCTCGCGGCGACCACCGACCGCCTCGAGGCCGACCTTCGCAAGGAGGCGGGGCTCGAGTGATCCGTCGGGAGGACCCAGCAGTCGTTCCGAGGCGGGGCTTGCGGCCAGCGACTGGACCGACGGCCTGACCAACTGCTGCGGATCGTCACTCGGAGAGCGACGCCCGATACTCCTCGACGACTGCCCAGGTCGACTCGTCGTCCGGGAAGATGGCGAGCGGGTCGTTCTCGTGGGTGTAGGTCGTACCGGTCGTCGGGTCGTGGAGGTCGGGCGCCCAGAGCGCGACCCCATTCAGACCGGTCTCCCCGGCGGCCTCGAACCCCGTCTCGAGGTAGGCGTTGCGCTTCGCGAGGTCGTACTCGGTGCCCGTGTCGACGTGGACGCCGAACTCGCCGAGGTACGCGGGTTTCCCGACCTGCTCGTGGGCCTTCCGGACGTGCTCGCGGACGTACTCGGCGAAGGCATCGTGGCCGCGTTCGTTGATTCCATCCCACTCGTACACCGGGTAGTCGTGGAAGGAGCAGGCGTCGACGTGCTCGGA from Salinarchaeum sp. Harcht-Bsk1 includes these protein-coding regions:
- a CDS encoding PHP domain-containing protein, yielding MKPSRGDGSSVSRSRIDPHVKVLDESLVERATRRGLDVVVYAPHFTRLPEIERRARELSTEDLLVVPAREVFTGTYRNRKHVLALGLQEPVPDFISLDAAMAEFERQDATVLAPHPEYLTVGLTNADVRTYVEQIDAIEVYNPKYLPGDAGRSRSLAGEFDLPAFGSSYAHLGWTIGDVWTETNRTVDDADAVASAFAADGNRVSRRSGVGPRLRSISEIGHLAWENTWKKIDRIGFPGMEATHPNDDAYGGRFDEAYVY
- the aglJ gene encoding S-layer glycoprotein N-glycosyltransferase AglJ, with protein sequence MTEDVTVMIPTLDEAATIGDVVEGFVERGYEHVLVIDGGSSDDTQEIAREAGARVIEQSGTGKGDAMMQGFAQIDTEYVLVLDGDGTYLPKDAEALLEPLRSGEAEHVVGNRFADIQSGAMPRLNQVGNKLINWAYRTIHQREHYDILSGYRAMTVDSLDRMNLSAEGFGIETEMCVECVRHGIDSMEVPITYETRPAGSETNLHPIKDGGTIIVTLYRLAKTNNPLFYFGSFGTVALLTGLAIASYVGYDWFVNRVPHEVLAVVAAAGILVGIQLIMFGFLSDMIVALHRDQRRRIERVERRFDDED
- the aglF gene encoding UTP--glucose-1-phosphate uridylyltransferase AglF, with amino-acid sequence MQAVVIAAGEGTRLRPLTEDKPKGMVEVADKPILTHCFEKLVDLGASELLVVVGYRKQDIIEHYGDEFQGVPITYAHQREPLGIAHALLTVEEHVDDDFMMMLGDNIFRANLADVVRRQMEDRADAAFLVEEVPWEDASRYGVCDTNKYGEITEVVEKPEDPPSNLVMTGFYTFTPAIFHAAHLTQPSNRGEYEISEAIDLLLQSGRTIDAVELDGWRMDIGYPEDRDEAEERILEEEGDVAESAAE
- the hisD gene encoding histidinol dehydrogenase, yielding MNVRAIADLPPDERAALFERDAGIGDARADAREIVERVRDEGDVALREYAEDLDGVAVGNLDVTDEAERAWERLDGDLRTAIEDAIENVRAFHERQVPEDWTEEFEGRELGRRFRPIERAGVYVPGGTAAYPSSAIMGVIPAAVAGVEQIAVATPPAEEFSDATLGAIHAARADRVYAAGGAQAIGALAYGTETVDRVQKIVGPGNRWVSAAKAEVRGDVEIDFVAGPSEVLVLADETADPTLVAAELVAQAEHSPNAAVVAVTDDEALAEAVAESVESQAAERDRTETIQAALDNDASGILLARSQSEAVAVAEEFAAEHLAIYADEPAELADRVPSAGSVFLGEYTPVAAGDYASGTNHVLPTNGLARVTGGLSVDTFLRASTVQRLDRDALADLRGTIETLAEAEGLDAHAESVRKRFEE
- a CDS encoding SDR family NAD(P)-dependent oxidoreductase — protein: MGADSDAAFDGDVWFVTGTSRGMGREFAAAALDAGHAVVATGRDTGAVTEAVGEHEALLVAELDVTNPADAEAAAAAAVDRFGRIDVLVNNAGISYKGFFEEMTMAEIEHQLEANLLGQMHVTRAVLPVMRDQRSGHVVSISSGAGLSGFAFSSAYAASKFAVEGWMDALAEEVAPFGIDTTIVNPGFFRTTLTSRESMPFTDPSIDDYAERRAEQMEWWTEQRGEQPNDPARLADALVEIAGEDDPPRRFIAGEDAIELAEERVAELSEQIEAYPELSRSMAYDDA
- a CDS encoding DJ-1/PfpI family protein, with protein sequence MSGKKILQIAGDFVEDYENMVPFQALQMVGHDVHAVCPEKEAGDTVKTAIHDFRGDQTYLETRGHDFEITASLVEIDPADYDALVVPGGRAPEYLRTYDEVIETVQHFFEEDKPVATLCHGPQILAAAGVLDGREITSYPAVRPECERAGCSWVDGVVTDGNLVTAQAWPDHPEWLAQFLDVLGTDVEHGEPQTAAADDD
- a CDS encoding glucose 1-dehydrogenase; protein product: MPDNVQPTPQREYFDFENEVAFVSGAAGGIGRATALAFAQEGAAVVVADIDEAGNRETAERIDALGSDALAVTCDLREPAEVQAAIERTIDEFGRLDYACNNAGVEQRSVKTADLDVEEWDRLLDTDLRGVFLSMKYQIPPIREHGGAIVNISSGAGIRGFPESGYVAAKHGVVGLTKSAALEYADTDLRINAVCPGIIDTSMMDRVTDDREGGRQSVVEQEPIGRMGEPAEIANAVLWLCSDAASFVLGHAMVVDGGQTV